The sequence CGAGGACATCATCGACTTTTCTATGGGTAATCCTGAGGGCAGAACACCGCAGCACATTGTCGATAAACTATGCGAAAGTGCGCAAAAGGACAAGACCCACGGCTACTCAGCCAGTGCTGGAATTTACAAGCTCCGTCTTGCCATTTGCAACTGGTACAAAAGAAAATACGGCGTAAATTTAGACCCAGATACCGAAGCAGTCGCCACGATGGGTAGCAAAGAGGGCTTTGTTCACTTAGCTCAAGCCGTGATAAACCCAGGCGATGTGGCTATCGTGCCTGACCCTGCCTATCCGATACATACACAGGCATTTTTATTTGCTGGTGGAAGCGTGGTCAAAATGCCGCTTCATTACAACGATAAATTTGAGCTAGATGAGAATAAATTTTTTGAAAATTTGATCCAGACTATACACGCAAGTTCGCCAAAACCAAAATACGTAGTTGTAAATTTTCCACACAACCCAACAACTGTAACCGTGCAAAAGAGCTTTTACGAGCGTCTTGTGAGCATTGCAAAACAAGAGAGATTTTACGTTATTTCTGACATCGCTTATGCTGATCTTACCTTTGATGGCTACAAAACACCAAGCATCTTTGAGGTCGATGGTGCAAAAGACGTCGCAGTCGAGTGCTATACTCTTTCAAAGAGCTATAATATGGCTGGCTGGAGAGTTGGCTTCATGTGCGGAAATAAAAGACTTTGTGCAGCGCTTAAAAAGATAAAATCATGGGTTGATTATGGCATGTTTACGCCGATCCAGGTGGCTGCTACTGTTGCACTTGATGGTGATCAAAGCTGTGTTGAAGAGATACGCCAAATTTATGAAAAAAGAAGAGATGTGATGATAGAGGCCTTTGCTCAGGCTGGTTGGGAGCTTAAAAAACCAAGCTCTAGTATGTTTATCTGGGCAAAACTTCCACCAAAGGTTAGCCATCTGGGCAGCCTTGAGTTTTCAAAACAGCTTCTTACAAAGGCGTCAGTCGCAGTTAGTCCTGGTATTGGTTTTGGCGAGGGCGGAAACGACTATGTGCGTCTAGCTCTTATCGAAAACGAAAATAGAATAAGACAAGCAGCAAGAAATATAAAAAAATATTTGAAAGAATTTGAATGAATGTAGCGATATTGGGCGTTGGAACCGTTGGCGAGTCAGTTGCTAAAATTTTGCTAAAAAACAAAAAGCTAATCGCAGCAAGAAGTGGCGAGGAGATAGTGCCAGTCATCGGAGTGGTCAGAAATTTAAATAAAAAAAGAGACGTTGGCATCCCTTTGACTGACGATATAAATAGCGTTATAAACCGCGATGATATTGACGTTTTTGTCGAGCTTATGGGTGGTGTGGAAGAGCCTTTTAGGGTTGTGAGTGAAATTTTAAAGCGAAAAAAAGCAGTTGTAACCGCAAACAAAGCACTTCTTGCCTATCATAGATACGCCTTGCAAAATTTAGCCAAAAATATACCATTTGGCTTTGAAGCAAGTGTGGCTGGAGGCATACCGATCATTAGAGCCTTAAGAGAAGGCTTAAGCGCAAACCATATCGTTAGTATAAATGGCATACTAAACGGAACTAGTAACTTTATCCTAACCTCGATGATGGACGAGGGATCAAATTTTAAAGACGCTCTTAAAAAGGCGCAGGAGCTTGGATACGCTGAGGCTGATCCTACTTTTGATGTGGGCGGCTTTGATACGGCTCATAAGCTTCTTATACTGGCAAGCATCGCATACGGTGTGCATGGCGATCCAGAGGATATTTTGATCGAAGGGATACAAGGTATCACACCAGAAGATATTTTTTTTGCAAAAGATTTTGAATACTCAATAAAACTTCTAGCTATCGCCAAAAAAAGTGAGGGTAAAATCGAACTACGTGTACATCCAGCGCTTGTGCCACAAAATAAAATGATAGCAAAGGCAAGTGGTGTGACAAATGCGATCAGTGTCGTTGGCGAGGTCGTTGGTGAGACGATGTACTATGGACCTGGAGCTGGTGGCGATGCAACAGCAAGTGCGGTGATCAGCGATCTCATCGACATCGCAAGAGATAGTAAGTCGCCTATGCTTGGATATAAAGCACCGTTTGAATTAAATACGCTTGAGCTACTTGATCGCGATAGAATAAAGACAAAGTATTACTTTAGGTTAAAAGTCGAAGATAAAATGGGTGTGCTAGCAAAGATTACAAATTTGATGAGCGAAAATAACTTATCGATTGATAGCATACTTCAAAAACCAAAAGATGAGAGCGAATTTGCGGTATTGTTCTTTACGACACATACGAGTCTTGAGGCTGATGTAAGAAGGACAATTGAAATTTTAAAAGAGCAAGAGTATATAAAAGAAGAGCCATTTATGATGAGGATCGAGGAGTAGTTTGGGGCTAAAAGAGTATCTCTTCGGTAAAAGCTCAGAAGATAGGGCGTGTGATTTTTTACAAAAGCTTGGTTTTGTCATTTTAGAGAGAAATTTTCACTCTAAATTTGGCGAGATCGACATTATCGCACTAAGCAGTGATAAAATTTTACACTTCATAGAGGTAAAATCAACTAGCGGAGAATATGAAGCAGAGTATAGACTAAATAATGCAAAATATATAAAAATCTTAAAAACTATAAATTTTTATATGATGAAAAATGAGCCAAATAGAGATTTTCAAGTCGATTTGCTCGTTATAAAAAATGAAAATTTAGAACTAATAGAAAATATTAGTTTATAATAAAATTTATTATTTAGATAAAATTTAAATTTAATTTGTATAATTGCCACATTTTAAAAATAAGGAGAAAAAATGGGAAAATACATCGAACTTACAAAAGAAAATTTTGATGTTACAAAAGAAGGCGTTGCTTTAGTAGACTTTTGGGCTCCATGGTGCGGACCTTGCCGTATGCTAGCTCCAGTGATCGAAGAACTTGCTGAAGACTTTGACGGCAAAGCAAAAATTTGCAAGGTAAATACTGATGAAGTGCAAGATCTTGCAGTTGAGTTTGGCATCAGATCGATCCCAACATTGCTATTTTTCAAAAATGGCGAGCTAGTTGAGCAAATGGTCGGTGCGCAGTCAAAACAAGCCCTAACTGACAAACTAAATTCGCTTCTTTAATGAGCGAAAAAAGAAGAGGAAGCCTGCTTCCTCTTGCCTATATATTTGGTTCATTTTTTGGTGCAGCTATGATAGCGGCTGCATTTGCATATAGCAACTATCGTTTTTCACAATATAAATTTGTTGATTTTGCTAAGCTAGTTTTTTACGAAAAAAGCGAAATTTTCACTCCAAAAGAGCCAAAATACACGCTTTTAATCTTCAGTTCAAATCAATCAAAATTAGACGAAATTTTACCAACCAAAAATGAAACAGTTGTGGCGATCGATATCTTTCAAAAAAGATATGAGTCAAACTCAACACTAAAATACATAAGCTCAGATATTAATACAATTTTAGAGCTCATGCGAAATTTAAGCATTACAAAGCTTCCAAGTAGTGTTGAGATAGTTCATCAAAGGGGCGAAATTTATAAACAAAATTCGTCCATAAAAGTTTTAGAATAAAGGAAATTTATGCTTGATTTAGCGATCATCGGAGGCGGTCCAGCAGGACTAAGCGCCGGACTTTACGCCACTAGAGGCGGATTAAAAAATGTTGTAATGTTTGAAAAAGGCGAGCCTGGCGGTCAGATCACCTCTAGCTCAGAGATAGAAAACTACCCAGGTCAAAAAGCCCCTGGCGAGAGCGGTTTTGACTTTATGAGCACTTGGTGGAAGCAGTGCAGTGCATTTGGACTAGTTCATAAGTGGGCAAACGTCGTTGGTGTTAGAAAAAACAGCGACGGTAGCTTTGAAATTTTACTTGAGGGCGGTAAGAGCGAGCAGGCAAAGGCTGTCATCGTAGCAACTGGCTCAACTCCAAGACGTGCTGGCTTTAAAGGCGAGGATGAGTTCTTTGGCAAAGGTATTAGCACATGCGCAACATGCGATGGATTTTTTTACAAAAATAAAGAGGTAGTTGTCCTTGGCGGTGGTGACACAGCTGTTGAAGAGGCACTTTACCTGGCAAATATCTGCTCAAAAGTCTATCTAATCCATAGACGTGACGAATTCAGAGCGGCGCCAACTACGGTTGAAAAAGCTAGAAAAAATGAAAAGATCGAGTTTATAACAAGTGCGACGATAAAAGAGGCACTTGGCGATAAAATGGGCCTAACAAAGATCGTGCTTGATACCAAAAATGGTGAGCTCGTGCTTGATGTGCCGGGCATTTTCACATTCGTCGGACTAAATGTAAATAACGAAATTTTAAAAGATGAAAACGGCAAATTTATCTGCGAAATGGCTGATGGCGGACAGGTTAAGACAAACCTTAAGATGCAAACTAGCCTAAAAGGGCTCTTTGTAGCGGGTGACATCAGAGAGGACGCTCCAAAGCAAGTTATAGTAGCAGCAGGTGATGGCGCAGTGGCTGCACTTAGCGCTATGAGCTACATAGAAAGCTTGTATTAATACTAAAATTTAGCCAAATTTTTGGCTAAATTTTTCTTCTTTTTTTCTATCAAATTTTTGATTTTATACGTATTTTTAAAGCCTATTTGTAATCTATCTATAATAAATTTTATGTTAAATTTCAATCAAAAATCAAAGGATAAATTTTGGTAAAAATAGGCCTTTATGGTGCTAGTGGAAAGATGGCTCAAAGTATCATTTCTTGTTTAAAAGATGAAAAAGATGCTACTTTAGGCATCGCTTTTAGCCAAAAAAATCAGGTTGAAAATTTAAGTAGCGAACTTTTGACAAATGACTTTGCTAAATTTTTTGAAGGATGCGATGTGATAATCGACTTTAGTCAAAAAGAGGCGACCATAGCACTGCTAAACTACGCTAGAACTAATCCAAAACCACTAGTTATCGGTACGACCGGCTTAGATGATGACGAGAAAAATTTGCTCCACCTAGCATCAGGGGCTATGCCTATTCTTTACGCAACAAATATGAGTTTGGGTGTGGCTGTACTAAACCGCCTTGCAAGGATTGCTTCAAAAACATTAAGAGAATTTGACATAGAGATCGTAGAGCAACACCACAGGCACAAAAAGGACGCTCCAAGCGGTACAGCGATGACACTTGCAGGAAGTGTAGCTGAGACAAGAGATTTAAATTTAAAAGATGTTTTAGTGACTGGTAGAGCCGGTATGGTAGGGGCTAGGAGCAAAGACGAGATCGCAGTCATGGCACTTCGTGGTGGAGATGTGGTCGGTCGCCACACGGTTGGCTTTTATAATGACGGCGAGTTCATCGAGCTAAATCACACCGCAACGAGTAGGGCAACCTTTTCAAAAGGCGCGATCAGGGCTGCTATTTGGCTAAAAGATCAAAATAGTGGCTTATACTCGATAGACGATAGTTTAGGACTTGATGATTAAATTTGAGCTCGGTGATATAGAGAGCTATAGGCTAGAATTTGGTGATAAATTCTATCTGCCGGAGTGTGAAAAGCGTCAAAATTTAAGAACTGGCGATATAGTAAAGCTTATATTTAGATTTGAAGATGATGAGTTTGCTCAGGTTGAGCGCATGTGGGTGGTCGTTAGCGAAACAAATAACGGCGAATTTACCGGTATACCGGTATTTTAGACAATGAACCATTTATAAAAGGCTATTTAAATGCTGGCGATGAGATCAAGTTTAACTATAAAAATGTTCTTGAAATTTACAAAGATGATGAAAACTAAAGGAAAAAAATGTGTGCAATAGTTGGTATTATAAATTCTAAAGATGCAGCAAAGACTGCGTATTATGCGTTATTTTCTATGCAGCATCGCGGCCAAGAGGCAAGTGGTATTAGCGTTTGTGATGACGGAGAAATTTCTACTCACAAGGGTAATGGCCTAGTTACAGAGGTTTTTAATGAAGAAATTTTAAGATCGCTAAAAGGTGATATGGCGATCGGTCACAACCGCTATGCAACGGCTGGTAAAAACTCAGGTCGTGACGCCCAGCCAATAGCCGCTAACTACTCTTTGGGGCAGATTTCGATAGTCCATAATGGAAATTTGGTAAATAAAGATGAGGTTAGAGATGAGCTTATTAAGGATGGTGCGATATTTCAGACAAATATGGATACTGAAAATATCATCCATCTAATCGCAAGAAACCATAGCAAACACTTGCAGGACCGTATTATCGCGGCACTTGACAAGATAAAAGGTGCTTATTGTCTGCTTATCCAATCACGTCATAAAACCTTTGCCATAAGAGATCGCTGGGGTGTTAGACCACTAAGTCTTGGCAAGCTAAAAGATGGTGGATATATCGTAGCTAGTGAGACTTGTGCTTTTGACCTTGTGGGGGCTAGTTTTATAAGAGATATCAGGCCTGGTGAGATGATAGTCTTTGAACATGGAAAAAGTGAGTTTCAAAGCATTCAAATTTATGAGCCAGATCCTAGAGTTTGCGCCTTCGAGTATATATATTTTGCTCGCCCAGATAGTGTGATAGAAGGTAAAAGTGTCTATGAAGTTAGAAAAAAAATGGGTGAAGTACTAGCTAAAAAGAGCAAAATTAAAGCAGATTTTGTCGTACCTGTACCAGATAGCGGAGTGCCAGCAGCACTTGGGTATGCAAATGAGAGCAAGATCCCTTTTGAGCTAGCTATCACCAGAAACCACTATGTGGGTAGAACCTTTATCGAGCCAAGCCAAGAGATGAGGAATTTAAAAGTCAAGCTAAAACTTAATCCGATGTCATCGGTTCTAAAAGGTAAAAGTATCGTTGTTATCGATGATAGTATCGTTCGCGGTACTACTTCAAAAAAGGTGGTTGATCTTTTAAGACATGCGGGCGCTAAAGAGATTCATTTTAGAGTCGCATGCCCTGAGCTTAAATACCCTGAGCGATACGGTATCGATACGCCAAGCTTTGAAGAGTTAATAAGCTCTAAAAAAAATGCAGAGGAAGTAAGAGAATATATCGGTGCAGATAGCTTAGAATTTTTAAGCATAGACGAACTTAAAGAAAGTATCGGCAATGAGCGAAAATATTCGCTTGTAAGCTTTGATGGTGACTATTTCATAAAGTGAAAAATTTAGCCATTTTTTTGCTTGTTGCAATATTTTTTAGTGGTTGCTCACAAAAGAGTCCAAGCAAAAAAGATGAAATTTCTATTTACGTAAGCTACTATGAGATAAATGGCACAAAACAGCAGCTACAAATAAAAACCGTTCAAAATTTCGCAGAACAAAATGCTAGTGTGCCATTTTTTGGTGTAGTAAATTTTTTAGCAGAAGATAAAATTTTAAATGCTTATTCGCTTGCAAAGGGTACTATAAATGTACTTGAAGTAAATAATAGCTCTATAAATTTAAATAAATCAAGAGATATTCTAGCTTTAAAAAAAGCTAATGAGATAAAATTTTATGAGATAAGACCTGATGTGCTCGAGAGTGTTAAATTTAGCTCACAAAATAGTGTTTGCAGTGATTTTTTGTTACAAAAGCCAGTGTATGTAAATGTAGCAACAAATTACTATTTAAGAGATAATAGCTTTTTTGTAAGCATTATAGAAGCAAATTTCTTTTATAAAAAAGGTGCAAAGATCCTAAAAAAAGAGTTTGTTTATAATATAGCTGAGGCTAAAATCCTAGAGGAAGCAAAAGAATTTACACAAAAGACAAAGCAACTCTTTTTAAATGACCTACAAAAATTGGGAAGGCTACTTGATATACTTTGTACTTTTTAAATCTTTATCTTAAAAATTTGTGTTTATTGCAGATACTAAAAAGAAAAAATTAATATAAAATCAAACTAAGACTTAGCATTTTATCCTATGAAATTTGTGAAAATTTGCTTTAAATTTGACTTAGTAGCAATTTAGTTTTGTGATATTCATGCCGTTTTTAAAGTAAGGCGGATATGGCATATATACGGTAAATGGTGTGCTTTTTTGCTTTGGTAAATTTTTGGCTACATCAAATTTATATTCAACTGTATTTGGCCTCTCGTCCTTATCTGTGCCAAGAATCCATGAGAAAAATGAAAGCCCACTTGGTTTAAAAAATGCTTCACCGCCAAGGTCATTTTTATTTAGCGGTTGATTGATTAGTTTGACTGTCAGTGTGCAGTTGCTAATTGTAAATTTACCGATATTTCTCACTTGCCCCTTAAAAACAATACTCTCATTTCGCAAAATTCGCTCACTTTTTACATTTTCGAGCATACCTTTTTTTGTATATTTATCAAGCACTAGCATTAAAAAAACAGCAAGTGTGGTTGAGACTAGAATGTTTGTAAAAAATAGTGATAAAAATAACTTTCGCTCAGCCCTAAGTGAGAGAACAAGAAATAAAATGGAAAGCAGAGCAATCGCAAAAAGAACGATAATATGAACGATCGTAAAATATGCTGAGCTCATCAAAAACACTCCACTTTTTTAGAGATATTGTAGTCTATAAATGCGAAATCATTGACAAATTCTTTAACCTCAATGCTTTGCTTTGGTAAAAATTCCTCGTTTAAGATGATTCTTTTTCTAGCAAATGGATTAAGTGAGTTAAAAAAATCTTTCGTATTTTGTCTTGAGCTTAGATAGAAGTCAAGCTCGATTTTGCAGATACTAAGTACATTATTTGAATTATTTGTAATATTAAAATCAACCATTAGTGCATCGACATATTGAAGCTGTTTGGTGGTTATTTTGCTTATGCTAACTGGCCTTAAATTTTTATTTATATATTTGTTCGCGTAGTAATTACCTACAAAAAGTCCGAAAAAACCAGCCAAAATAAATAAAAATCCTATCTGCCACCATGATTTTATGGCGATAAAAATTCCTAAAAGTACGATTAGTATAAAAGCTAAAAATATCCAGCCATAGGCTAGAAAGTCAATGAGCTTTGCATTTTGCAATACAAAAAGTAAGTTGTGCTTAATGCTATTTAACATCTCGCGATCTTTTCTCTTCAATGCCGCTCATGCCAAAACGCCTTGCAAGTTCGTTTTTTACAGCATCTGGATGGATATTATGGGCCGAAAGTGTTACAAGTGCATGAAAGCAAAGATCAGCTGCTTCGTAGATTAGGTCATCTTTTGCTTTTTGCTCATCTTGCTTTGAGTTTTCTGCGAAACTAAGATCCTTTGCGGCCATTATAAATTCGCCAGCCTCTTCGCCAACTTTCTTTAAAATTTGATTTTCGCCTTTTTTAAAAAGACTTGCCACATATGAAGTCTCAGGGTTAGCATTTAGCTTTCTATCTTCTATCACATGGTAAAGCTCATCAAACACACCATAATTTATTTTTTTGACTTCAACTTTTGTATCTAAAATTTTGCCGTCATGCAAATTTATCTCATTAAAAAAGCACGACCTTGCTCCAGTGTGACAAGCAGCGCTTCCATTTTGAACCACTTTTAAAAGCAAAGTATCGTTGTCGCAGTCTAAAAAAGCAGCTTTTATCTCCTGAGTATTGCCACTTTCTTCACCTTTTTTCCAAATTCTATTTTTGGTGCGTGAAAAGTAGTGAGCGTAACGGCTAGATAGACTTAAATTTAATGCTTCTTCGTTCATGTAAGCAAGCATTAAAACTTCATTTGTGGCATGATCGCAAACCACTACTGGAAGCAATCCGCCAACTTTTTGCCAGTCTATACTTTTTGTTACGCTATTCATTTTTATCTCTCGCTTACTGAGCTAGCTCTTGCTTTATCTTTTGCGTCTAGCCAGATATTTGGCACAGCTCCGCCAGGTGTTAAGAAAATTTTAGCATCCTTGTTTTCTTTTAGAGCCTCGTTAAATTTGTTTTGCGTCTCGATCTGCTTTAAATTTAGTAGATTTTGATCGACACTTTTTGCGACCTCTTTGTTTGCATACGCAGTTGCGTCAGCCTCGATTTTAATGGCATCAGCCTTACCTTTTGCTTCAATGATCGCAGCTTTAGCTGTACCTTCAGCAAGTGCGGCTTGTTTTAAGGCTTCTTGATTTGCTCTTTCTACTTCGTATTTTGTTCTCTCAGCCTCTTGTTTTGCGATCTGAACACGCTCGATCTGCTCTTTTACCTTTGAAGGCAAGATAATTTCACGAAGCTGGACTGTTAAAAGCTCAACTGGCTTATTTGGCTGAGAGTCGATGTCTTTTCTTATGCCATCATCGATTTGTCTTGCTAGGTCGTTTCTCTTTGTTGGAAGCTCTTCTGCTGTGTATTTACCAGCGATACTGCGAACTACGTCACGAACGACAGGATCAACTATCTTGCTCTCCCAGCTAAGACCCCAAGAGGCGATAGTTTGTGGTGCGTTTTCTGGATTTAGACGGTATTGCACGGTAATATCGATGCTAACTGGTAAATTTCTAGCGTCCAAAACTGAGATAGAGTTTTTGCGTAAAATTCCAGCTCCTTGATAAGACTTTTGTAAGCTCTCGCCCATATCCTCGCCTGAAGTGTAGTTGATGATCCTAACTCTAGTATCAACTACTATGATGTCTTGGATAAATGGCAAAAAGAAGTGAAATCCTGGTTGCAGAGGATTTGGCTCATATTTACCCGCTGTGGCTTTGATGCCGACCTCGCCTGAGTGTATCACTTTAAATGGCTGAGTGATAGCAAGGATCGCGATAATGGCGATTATGATGTAGGCTAGTGCACCAAATTTACCAAAGCCACTTGGTATATTTGGCATTTTAAAATCCTTTTTAAAAGGTGGCTCTTTGTCGCTATTTTGACCTGAGCCCCTGTTGTCATTACCTGGCTTTTTTTTGTTGAAATAATCATTTAAATCAGCGGGCATTTCGTTCCTTTAAATCTTAAATATATGTTAAAAATGATTCGTATTTTTTGTTTAGACCATAAACTACGTCAAAGTAAGCTTTTTGTAGTCTCTTTGTCACTTCGCCTCTAGCGCCGTTGCCGATGATGCGGTTATCTATGCTATTTATCGGTGTTACTTCGGCCGCAGTGCCAGTGAAAAACGCCTCGTCAGCTGTGTAAGCCTGATCTCTTGTGATGCGCTCTCTTCTTACTTCGATGTCAAGATCGTGAGCAAGTCTTATGACTGTATCTTGAGTGATGCTAAGTAGGCTGTTGTCGTTTGGTGGAGTGATTAAAACACCATTTTCAACGATAAAGAAGCACTCGCCTGGACCCTCAGCCACAAAGCCTTCACTATCAAGAAGTAGCGCCTCGTCGTATCCAGCCTCTTTTGCCTCGTAGTTTGCCATTTGTGAGCTTAGGTAGTTTGAGCTAGCTTTTGCTCTGTTCATTTGAGCAGCAGGTGCGAGTTTGGCAAAGCTTGAAATTTTAACTCTAATGCCTTTTTCTAGGCCTTCATCGCCAAGATAAGCACCCCACTCCCATGAAGCGATAGCAGTTTGCACTGGTGCTTTTGTGTGAGCTACGCCCATTACGCCGTATCCTAAAAATATAAGTGGGCGGATGTAGACATTGCTGTTATATTTATTTGCGCGAAGTAGTTCGATCTGCGCTTTTTCAAGCTCTTCCTCAGTGTAAGGTACATTTAAAACAGTCATTTTTGCTGATCTTAAAAGCCTTTTTGTGTGATCTTGGAGTCTAAAAATAGCTAGACCTTTTTTTGTTTTATAAGCTCTTGTGCCCTCAAATACGGCATTAGCGTAGTGCAAAGAGTGAGTTAGAACGTGTACTTTTGCATCGTCCCATTTAACTAATTTTCCATCCATCCAGATAAATTCTGAAGCATTCATTGTTAAACCTTTCTTTTTTCTTAGAAATTTTGGTCTGAGTTTATCTAAAATTGCTTTAAATTTACATTTCTAAGACCAAAATTTGCAGATATTGCCCGCTAAAAACTACTTATCTAAAAGCTCTTGTACGATCTTTGCCATCTCATCGATTGATGAAGCTGCACTTAAATTTATTAAGTATTTGCCGCTTACTACAAAAGCTGGCACACCGCTGATACTTGCAACATCATAAGAGGCGAACCATGCGTCTAAAAGCTCTTTTGCTCGGTCGCTATTTAGTGCTTTTTCGTAGTCGTCCTTGCTCACGTGAGCTGCTTTAAGGGCTAAATTTATAAATCTCTCTTTGTCTTTGCCATCATCAAAATCATCTTTTTCATCATGTCTTGCTTTATAGATCGCAAATTTTGCTTGCTTAAATTTTGACTCATCGCTTAGTAGATCAGTGCCATTTGCCTCATCTATCGATATAAGAGCGGCAAAAATTTTACTTGCGGTCTCGCCAAGTTTGCCTTTTGTGCCTAGATGATATGGGATAAATTTCACATCTTCAAGCTTTGACATCAGCTTTTTTGTAATAGTCCGGTCAAATTTATAGCAGTGCGGGCAGTCATAGCTAAAGACCTTAACGACCGAGTTTTTAGGCACATTAAGCGGCTTTGCTAGAGTTTGATACTCCACGCCTTCAGTTAGTGCTGATAAATTTAGCGCAAAAAACGCACTTAAAATTAGCATTTTTATAAGCTTCATCTTTGCTCCTTATTTTGCTAGATCAGCTAGTACTTTTGCGGCGTGATCTTTGGCTTTTACGCTTTTATAAATTTTAACTATCTTGCCGTCTTTGCCGATCACAAAGGTGCTTCTAACGATGCCAAGATACTCTTTGCCATAGTTTTTCTTGACCTGCCAAACGCCATAAAGCTTTGAAATTTCTTTATCCTCATCGCTTAAGAGAATGTGCTTTAAATTTTGCTTTGCGATAAAGCCCACATGCGACTTCACGCTATCTGGGCTAACGCCTATGATAACGGTGTCATTTTTGATAAACTGATCGTAGTTTGCGCTAAATTCGCAAGCTTCAGTTGTGCAGCCTGGAGTGTTGTCCTTTGGGTAGAAGTAAAGCACTACATTTTTGCCTATAAAGTCCTTTAGTGCGACCTTTACGCCATCTTGATTTAGTGCTTCAAACTCTGGCGCCTTGTCACCAACTTCAAGTGTTATTTTTCGTTCAATATCTACTTTACTAAATTCGCTCATTTTATCCCCTTTCTCTTATCTTCTACGCTCTCGCCGCCTACACCGATATTGCTAGCATCGTGAGTTTCTATAAAAATCATAACCGCCTCTTTTTTCTTGCCAAGCA comes from Campylobacter concisus and encodes:
- a CDS encoding LL-diaminopimelate aminotransferase → MFDEIRFNTIERLPNYVFAEVNAIKMAARRAGEDIIDFSMGNPEGRTPQHIVDKLCESAQKDKTHGYSASAGIYKLRLAICNWYKRKYGVNLDPDTEAVATMGSKEGFVHLAQAVINPGDVAIVPDPAYPIHTQAFLFAGGSVVKMPLHYNDKFELDENKFFENLIQTIHASSPKPKYVVVNFPHNPTTVTVQKSFYERLVSIAKQERFYVISDIAYADLTFDGYKTPSIFEVDGAKDVAVECYTLSKSYNMAGWRVGFMCGNKRLCAALKKIKSWVDYGMFTPIQVAATVALDGDQSCVEEIRQIYEKRRDVMIEAFAQAGWELKKPSSSMFIWAKLPPKVSHLGSLEFSKQLLTKASVAVSPGIGFGEGGNDYVRLALIENENRIRQAARNIKKYLKEFE
- a CDS encoding homoserine dehydrogenase; this encodes MNVAILGVGTVGESVAKILLKNKKLIAARSGEEIVPVIGVVRNLNKKRDVGIPLTDDINSVINRDDIDVFVELMGGVEEPFRVVSEILKRKKAVVTANKALLAYHRYALQNLAKNIPFGFEASVAGGIPIIRALREGLSANHIVSINGILNGTSNFILTSMMDEGSNFKDALKKAQELGYAEADPTFDVGGFDTAHKLLILASIAYGVHGDPEDILIEGIQGITPEDIFFAKDFEYSIKLLAIAKKSEGKIELRVHPALVPQNKMIAKASGVTNAISVVGEVVGETMYYGPGAGGDATASAVISDLIDIARDSKSPMLGYKAPFELNTLELLDRDRIKTKYYFRLKVEDKMGVLAKITNLMSENNLSIDSILQKPKDESEFAVLFFTTHTSLEADVRRTIEILKEQEYIKEEPFMMRIEE
- a CDS encoding YraN family protein; translation: MGLKEYLFGKSSEDRACDFLQKLGFVILERNFHSKFGEIDIIALSSDKILHFIEVKSTSGEYEAEYRLNNAKYIKILKTINFYMMKNEPNRDFQVDLLVIKNENLELIENISL
- the trxA gene encoding thioredoxin — its product is MGKYIELTKENFDVTKEGVALVDFWAPWCGPCRMLAPVIEELAEDFDGKAKICKVNTDEVQDLAVEFGIRSIPTLLFFKNGELVEQMVGAQSKQALTDKLNSLL
- a CDS encoding NAD(P)/FAD-dependent oxidoreductase; the protein is MLDLAIIGGGPAGLSAGLYATRGGLKNVVMFEKGEPGGQITSSSEIENYPGQKAPGESGFDFMSTWWKQCSAFGLVHKWANVVGVRKNSDGSFEILLEGGKSEQAKAVIVATGSTPRRAGFKGEDEFFGKGISTCATCDGFFYKNKEVVVLGGGDTAVEEALYLANICSKVYLIHRRDEFRAAPTTVEKARKNEKIEFITSATIKEALGDKMGLTKIVLDTKNGELVLDVPGIFTFVGLNVNNEILKDENGKFICEMADGGQVKTNLKMQTSLKGLFVAGDIREDAPKQVIVAAGDGAVAALSAMSYIESLY
- the dapB gene encoding 4-hydroxy-tetrahydrodipicolinate reductase, producing MVKIGLYGASGKMAQSIISCLKDEKDATLGIAFSQKNQVENLSSELLTNDFAKFFEGCDVIIDFSQKEATIALLNYARTNPKPLVIGTTGLDDDEKNLLHLASGAMPILYATNMSLGVAVLNRLARIASKTLREFDIEIVEQHHRHKKDAPSGTAMTLAGSVAETRDLNLKDVLVTGRAGMVGARSKDEIAVMALRGGDVVGRHTVGFYNDGEFIELNHTATSRATFSKGAIRAAIWLKDQNSGLYSIDDSLGLDD
- the purF gene encoding amidophosphoribosyltransferase, which gives rise to MCAIVGIINSKDAAKTAYYALFSMQHRGQEASGISVCDDGEISTHKGNGLVTEVFNEEILRSLKGDMAIGHNRYATAGKNSGRDAQPIAANYSLGQISIVHNGNLVNKDEVRDELIKDGAIFQTNMDTENIIHLIARNHSKHLQDRIIAALDKIKGAYCLLIQSRHKTFAIRDRWGVRPLSLGKLKDGGYIVASETCAFDLVGASFIRDIRPGEMIVFEHGKSEFQSIQIYEPDPRVCAFEYIYFARPDSVIEGKSVYEVRKKMGEVLAKKSKIKADFVVPVPDSGVPAALGYANESKIPFELAITRNHYVGRTFIEPSQEMRNLKVKLKLNPMSSVLKGKSIVVIDDSIVRGTTSKKVVDLLRHAGAKEIHFRVACPELKYPERYGIDTPSFEELISSKKNAEEVREYIGADSLEFLSIDELKESIGNERKYSLVSFDGDYFIK
- a CDS encoding DUF2393 family protein; translation: MSSAYFTIVHIIVLFAIALLSILFLVLSLRAERKLFLSLFFTNILVSTTLAVFLMLVLDKYTKKGMLENVKSERILRNESIVFKGQVRNIGKFTISNCTLTVKLINQPLNKNDLGGEAFFKPSGLSFFSWILGTDKDERPNTVEYKFDVAKNLPKQKSTPFTVYMPYPPYFKNGMNITKLNCY
- a CDS encoding DUF2393 family protein is translated as MLNSIKHNLLFVLQNAKLIDFLAYGWIFLAFILIVLLGIFIAIKSWWQIGFLFILAGFFGLFVGNYYANKYINKNLRPVSISKITTKQLQYVDALMVDFNITNNSNNVLSICKIELDFYLSSRQNTKDFFNSLNPFARKRIILNEEFLPKQSIEVKEFVNDFAFIDYNISKKVECF